The following are encoded together in the Heterodontus francisci isolate sHetFra1 unplaced genomic scaffold, sHetFra1.hap1 HAP1_SCAFFOLD_43, whole genome shotgun sequence genome:
- the LOC137365005 gene encoding histone H2AX has protein sequence MSGRGKTSGKARAKAKSRSSRAGLQFPVGRVHRLLRKGNYAERVGAGAPVYLAAVLEYLTTEILELAGNAARDNKKSRIIPRHLQLAVRNDEELNKLLGGVTIAQGGVLPNIQAVLLPKKTSA, from the coding sequence atgtctggaagaggaaagaccagcggcaaagctcgggccaaggccaagtctcgctcctcccgggctggattgcagttcccggtgggccgtgttcacaggctcttgagaaagggcaactatgctgagcgtgtgggtgccggagccccggtctatctggctgctgtgctcgagtatctgaccactgaaatcctcgaactcgccggtaacgcggcccgggacaacaagaagagccgcatcatccccagacacctgcagttggccgtccgcaacgatgaggagctcaacaagttgctggggggagtgaccattgctcagggtggggtgctgcctaatatccaggccgtgctgctgcctaagaaaaccagcgct